A genome region from Triticum aestivum cultivar Chinese Spring chromosome 2B, IWGSC CS RefSeq v2.1, whole genome shotgun sequence includes the following:
- the LOC123046500 gene encoding uncharacterized protein isoform X2, which produces MHGHSSLRNTICKKNTYISHIYEVRTKWAKPYFRGIFCAKMTSTQRSESANHMLKGYVPASCPMHLFVRQYMRLLFGREANKNYEERRTKIFYCWPTLTHWARSATDYAAIIKVPDFLGIDRIPSKHILKRWTKEARDILPDHLAHLQKGNISVNSITFRHSNMYTHALEVVKLGDANPVAYDCAMELLRAAMDKLTPLAAEHDGLGLVHRIELKKTKVKELSLLEGPHNGCMSDDEGSAIGNFIGLSAPERKRKAGRPTNSRDKPPYDDRSGKRKKLKVTSEVNGALGCATSKRTRFCTICRGPGHKSTTCPQRGDAPQKKGKNQNARFSGWEVIGRTHATILRSWYMLQSKQLLILVAASDYSMQLRKHIYQVEPRLLVFACR; this is translated from the exons ATGCATGGGCACAGCTCCTTGAGAAATACAATTTGCAAAAAAAACACTTACATTTCACACATCTATGAAGTTCGCACGAAGTGGGCAAAACCATATTTCAGGGGCATATTTTGTGCAAAAATGACAAGCACACAGCGAAGTGAGAGCGCAAATCATATGCTGAAGGGATATGTGCCAGCAAGCTGCCCCATGCACTTATTTGTAAGGCAATACATGAGGCTGCTTTTCGGTCGAGAAGCAAACAAGAACTATGAGGAGAGGCGAACAAAGATT TTCTACTGTTGGCCCACCCTTACTCATTGGGCTAGATCCGCTACTGACTATGCTGCCATTATTAAG GTTCCTGATTTCCTTGGTATAGACAGAATTCCATCAAAGCATATCCTCAAAAGATGGACAAAAGAAGCAAGAGACATACTTCCAGATCACTTGGCACACCTACAGAAAGGCAATATTTCAGTAAACTCAATAACATTCAGACATTCAAATATGTATACACATGCTTTAGAGGTGGTGAAACTTGGTGATGCAAATCCAGTTGCCTACGATTGCGCGATGGAACTTCTTAGAGCAGCAATGGATAAACTGACCCCTTTAGCTGCTGAGCATGATGGTCTGGGTTTAGTGCACAGAATAGAATTGAAAAAGACAAAGGTTAAGGAATTGAGTCTGCTAGAAGGGCCACATAATGGGTGCATGAGCGACGATGAGGGCAGTGCCATTGGAAATTTCATTGGATTGTCTGCTCCAGAACGTAAACGGAAAGCCGGACGACCAACTAATAGCAGAGACAAGCCTCCGTACGACGACCGATCTGGGAAGAGAAAAAAGTTGAAGGTTACATCAGAAGTGAATGGTGCTCTCGGATGCGCCACAAGTAAACGAACACGGTTCTGCACTATATGTCGTGGCCCTGGTCACAAAAGCACAACTTGTCCACAAAGAGGAGACGCGCctcaaaagaaaggaaagaaccaAAATGCTCGATTTTCGGGGTGGGAGGTCATCGGAAGAACACATGCAACAATCCTAAGATCATGGTACATGTTGCAGAGCAAACAACTCCTGATCCTGGTAGCAGCCAGTGATTATTCTATGCAACTAAGAAAGCATATATATCAAGTAGAACCCAGATTGTTGGTGTTTGCTTGTAGATGA
- the LOC123046500 gene encoding protein FAR1-RELATED SEQUENCE 9 isoform X1 produces the protein MHGHSSLRNTICKKNTYISHIYEVRTKWAKPYFRGIFCAKMTSTQRSESANHMLKGYVPASCPMHLFVRQYMRLLFGREANKNYEERRTKITLPSMKVNTPLEFHASNIYTRAMFEKFGEILYEAGQYRVEEVEKGSKYNVHRYHPDKHEKWCRVLYVVHVHGQGEELTCECGNFEHTGLLCSVAEFYCWPTLTHWARSATDYAAIIKVPDFLGIDRIPSKHILKRWTKEARDILPDHLAHLQKGNISVNSITFRHSNMYTHALEVVKLGDANPVAYDCAMELLRAAMDKLTPLAAEHDGLGLVHRIELKKTKVKELSLLEGPHNGCMSDDEGSAIGNFIGLSAPERKRKAGRPTNSRDKPPYDDRSGKRKKLKVTSEVNGALGCATSKRTRFCTICRGPGHKSTTCPQRGDAPQKKGKNQNARFSGWEVIGRTHATILRSWYMLQSKQLLILVAASDYSMQLRKHIYQVEPRLLVFACR, from the exons ATGCATGGGCACAGCTCCTTGAGAAATACAATTTGCAAAAAAAACACTTACATTTCACACATCTATGAAGTTCGCACGAAGTGGGCAAAACCATATTTCAGGGGCATATTTTGTGCAAAAATGACAAGCACACAGCGAAGTGAGAGCGCAAATCATATGCTGAAGGGATATGTGCCAGCAAGCTGCCCCATGCACTTATTTGTAAGGCAATACATGAGGCTGCTTTTCGGTCGAGAAGCAAACAAGAACTATGAGGAGAGGCGAACAAAGATT ACATTGCCATCTATGAAGGTAAACACGCCGCTGGAATTTCACGCTAGCAATATCTACACACGAGCAATGTTTGAGAAATTTGGTGAGATCCTGTATGAAGCAGGGCAGTACAGAGTAGAAGAGGTCGAGAAAGGTTCAAAATATAATGTACATCGATATCACCCGGATAAACATGAAAAGTGGTGCAGAGTATTGTACGTCGTGCATGTCCACGGTCAGGGTGAAGAATTGACATGTGAATGTGGCAACTTCGAGCACACAGGATTACTATGCTCAGTGGCGGAG TTCTACTGTTGGCCCACCCTTACTCATTGGGCTAGATCCGCTACTGACTATGCTGCCATTATTAAG GTTCCTGATTTCCTTGGTATAGACAGAATTCCATCAAAGCATATCCTCAAAAGATGGACAAAAGAAGCAAGAGACATACTTCCAGATCACTTGGCACACCTACAGAAAGGCAATATTTCAGTAAACTCAATAACATTCAGACATTCAAATATGTATACACATGCTTTAGAGGTGGTGAAACTTGGTGATGCAAATCCAGTTGCCTACGATTGCGCGATGGAACTTCTTAGAGCAGCAATGGATAAACTGACCCCTTTAGCTGCTGAGCATGATGGTCTGGGTTTAGTGCACAGAATAGAATTGAAAAAGACAAAGGTTAAGGAATTGAGTCTGCTAGAAGGGCCACATAATGGGTGCATGAGCGACGATGAGGGCAGTGCCATTGGAAATTTCATTGGATTGTCTGCTCCAGAACGTAAACGGAAAGCCGGACGACCAACTAATAGCAGAGACAAGCCTCCGTACGACGACCGATCTGGGAAGAGAAAAAAGTTGAAGGTTACATCAGAAGTGAATGGTGCTCTCGGATGCGCCACAAGTAAACGAACACGGTTCTGCACTATATGTCGTGGCCCTGGTCACAAAAGCACAACTTGTCCACAAAGAGGAGACGCGCctcaaaagaaaggaaagaaccaAAATGCTCGATTTTCGGGGTGGGAGGTCATCGGAAGAACACATGCAACAATCCTAAGATCATGGTACATGTTGCAGAGCAAACAACTCCTGATCCTGGTAGCAGCCAGTGATTATTCTATGCAACTAAGAAAGCATATATATCAAGTAGAACCCAGATTGTTGGTGTTTGCTTGTAGATGA